A genomic window from Cardiocondyla obscurior isolate alpha-2009 linkage group LG02, Cobs3.1, whole genome shotgun sequence includes:
- the LOC139109655 gene encoding uncharacterized protein, which translates to MATKEDGSATQTPGKRAVVVSPELEALLRGQQELHGRIARAVENLKKMGASKITAGAIDSKLKLLDNYWAKFENAHEALRNDHWPSMIECDYTRNDFFGLVEEAYVDQRAALLEAREEIRRDNERSEMSSVVQGSQSKRKLPQLQLPSFAGRFEDWPNFKDRFESVIAQDASLSNVDKLHYLRSCLKGDAEQLVKNIATTGENYSRVWKLLSDNYANKRLLLRSVLANFLALPKLKNESAADLRRLYHGMLQTVGSLEGIGRPIAECDLFLHIVVEALDVKSRREWETAEGNSVEPSSYERLKEFLERRLRALDALQVSGVERGSAAGKTGAGARAARSLLVCDKPRPSQCSLCQGAHYVLSCKEFQKRTPRERRELARKNDLCTNCFGKHRLDACPSTKTCVTCHRRHHSSIHEVFAAEEAALPRIAPHFSPSEPFRISALILPRVSGSGGGLARIAEKWPHVRGLRLADPDFDVCQTVEVLLGAEVYANIVREGLRRGGPDVPVAVNTTLGWILAGAVRDSSSGLVGSVFTCTTDDDLGSLVARFWQQEEPARGPPPMSAEEKECEAHFVRTHSRTASGRYVVRLPVREPLPNLEDSERVARRTLAGVERRLAGNERLYKLYSDFMKEFLTLGHMAPVPSAAGQSGGRVCYLPHHGVMKGEGPAAKIRVVFNGSARISNGVTLNELLRCGPNLLPALADILTRWRRHKFAATTDVAKMYRQVLIHEDDHDLQRVLWRGSPGEPVQTFRLRTVTYGLACAPFLAVRTMRQLAIDEGARFPQGADALLRETYVDDVLTGADSLGAAREKLRELSAICEAGGFPLRKWAASDGKLLETIPREHRLDGAVEWSPEDTLSALGLRWHPLRDAFRFRVPSSDTRPPTKRRVLSESARLYDPLGWLAPVTVSAKLMIQTLWLRGVAWDDALDAGDAAAWMAFRAELPLLEAVELPRWLRTSASRPSIRLHGFSDASERAYAAVVYLQVDEEKKNSGGRVTLLGAKTRVAPLRRVSLPRLELCGAALLAEVVEHFRALLDLPTSAVHLWTDSTVALAWIRGHPAKWTTYVANRVAEIQRNFPGDHWRHLRGVDNPADCASRGVRPRELVEHPLWWTGPPWLRDGAPPGEEKQTTMTGMELEEAARERRAGTALTAAVVEESEILLRFSRLNHLLRFTARCLRWRRRASGGIVVPGTLTAGELEEAETLWTRAVQGLWFAEEVEDIRTGAPLPRRSDLLRLTPFLDERGVLRVGGRVRHALVPLDQRHPVILPRDSGWTRLLVDACHRRVLHGGVQLTLAVLRQRYWVLCGRSVVKRLIHGCVRCARWRAAHPQPLMGDLPRERVRPSRPFLHTGIDYAGPVWMRCSRGRGQKSFRGFLAIFVCFATRAVHLEAVSDYSADAFLAAYRRFVSRRGLCATMWSDRGTTFVGADAQLRAFLRGIERESPWTNRLANDGVAWRFNPPGAPHFGGLWEAAVRSTKHHLRRVIGETSLTFEELTTLLSEVEACLNSRPLAPLSDDPDDVEALTPGHFLIGAALNSVPEARLDCIPEADLTRWRVLQRMRDHFWRRWAAEVLQTMAARPKWLRRAENVRVGTLCLIRGENTPPTRWPLARVVDVHPGADGQVRVVSVRTATSTFKRPVVKIVPLFATSCTGEAVKDRGATREETDPGKLVCT; encoded by the coding sequence ATGGCGACGAAGGAAGACGGAAGTGCCACCCAGACGCCGGGGAAGCGGGCGGTCGTAGTGAGCCCGGAGTTGGAGGCTCTGCTGCGCGGGCAGCAAGAACTCCACGGCCGAATTGCGCGAGCCGTGGAAAACCTGAAGAAGATGGGAGCGAGCAAAATTACCGCGGGGGCTATCGACAGTAAGTTGAAGCTCCTCGATAATTACTGGGCGAAATTTGAGAACGCTCATGAGGCCCTGAGAAACGACCACTGGCCGAGCATGATCGAATGCGATTATACTCGCAACGATTTTTTCGGGTTGGTCGAGGAGGCCTACGTGGATCAACGCGCCGCCCTGTTGGAGGCGCGTGAGGAAATCAGGCGGGATAACGAAAGGAGCGAAATGTCCTCGGTGGTACAGGGGTCCCAGAGCAAGAGGAAGCTGCCCCAACTGCAACTGCCGTCGTTCGCGGGCCGATTCGAGGACTGGCCTAATTTCAAGGACAGGTTTGAGTCCGTCATCGCGCAGGATGCCTCACTGTCAAATGTTGACAAGCTACACTACCTGCGGAGCTGCTTAAAGGGAGACGCTGAGCAGCTCGTAAAAAACATCGCAACCACCGGAGAAAATTACAGCCGCGTCTGGAAATTGCTCTCCGACAACTACGCGAATAAACGGCTCCTGCTACGCTCTGTCCTCGCAAATTTTTTGGCGTTGCCGAAATTGAAGAACGAGTCGGCGGCAGATCTTCGGCGTTTGTACCACGGCATGCTGCAGACCGTGGGCTCACTGGAGGGCATCGGGCGACCCATCGCGGAGTGCGATTTATTTCTGCACATCGTGGTCGAGGCGCTCGACGTCAAATCGCGACGAGAATGGGAGACGGCGGAGGGCAACTCTGTGGAGCCGTCTTCTTACGAGAGACTAAAAGAATTTCTTGAGCGGCGATTGCGGGCCCTTGACGCGTTGCAGGTCAGCGGAGTGGAGCGCGGCAGTGCGGCGGGGAAGACAGGAGCGGGCGCGCGGGCCGCGCGTTCACTTCTCGTGTGCGACAAACCGCGCCCTTCGCAGTGTTCCTTGTGTCAGGGCGCTCATTATGTTCTCTCGTGCAAAGAATTCCAGAAGAGAACGCCGCGAGAACGACGCGAATTGGCGCGAAAAAATGATTTGTGCACGAACTGTTTCGGGAAGCATCGACTGGACGCGTGTCCGTCGACGAAAACGTGCGTGACGTGTCACCGGCGGCACCATAGCTCGATCCACGAGGTGTTTGCGGCGGAGGAGGCCGCATTGCCCCGCATTGCCCCGCACTTCTCGCCCTCGGAACCGTTCCGGATTTCCGCGTTGATTTTGCCGCGAGTGTCAGGATCCGGCGGCGGCCTCGCGCGAATCGCGGAGAAATGGCCTCACGTGCGCGGGCTGAGGCTGGCCGATCCAGACTTTGATGTGTGTCAGACGGTGGAGGTGCTACTGGGAGCGGAGGTCTACGCGAACATTGTGCGTGAGGGCCTACGGAGAGGAGGGCCGGACGTTCCAGTGGCAGTGAATACCACGCTAGGATGGATTCTGGCGGGAGCGGTGCGCGACTCGTCGAGCGGTCTCGTGGGCTCGGTGTTTACGTGCACGACGGACGACGACCTCGGATCGCTGGTCGCCCGATTCTGGCAGCAGGAGGAACCCGCGCGCGGTCCTCCCCCGATGTCGGCGGAAGAAAAGGAGTGCGAAGCGCATTTCGTGCGGACGCACTCGCGAACGGCCTCTGGACGATACGTGGTGCGCCTCCCGGTGCGTGAGCCGTTGCCGAATCTCGAGGATTCCGAGCGCGTAGCGCGACGAACACTCGCCGGAGTGGAACGTCGCCTCGCCGGGAATGAACGACTGTACAAGCTGTACTCGGACTTTATGAAGGAGTTTCTGACGCTGGGCCACATGGCGCCCGTGCCGAGTGCCGCCGGACAGAGCGGAGGAAGGGTATGCTACTTGCCTCACCATGGAGTGATGAAGGGGGAAGGTCCAGCGGCTAAAATCCGAGTCGTCTTCAACGGCTCGGCTCGGATTTCCAATGGAGTAACGCTGAATGAGTTGCTTCGATGTGGGCCAAATTTGCTACCGGCCCTCGCGGATATCCTGACGCGATGGAGACGACATAAGTTTGCCGCAACTACGGACGTGGCCAAGATGTATCGGCAGGTGCTGATCCACGAGGATGACCACGATCTGCAGCGCGTGCTATGGAGGGGGAGCCCGGGTGAGCCGGTGCAGACGTTCCGGCTCAGAACCGTTACTTACGGTCTTGCCTGTGCCCCGTTCCTGGCCGTCCGGACAATGAGGCAGTTGGCCATCGACGAAGGAGCACGTTTCCCGCAGGGCGCGGACGCCTTGCTTCGGGAGACGTATGTCGACGACGTCCTGACCGGGGCGGATAGCTTGGGTGCGGCGCGAGAGAAACTGCGTGAGCTCTCCGCGATTTGCGAGGCAGGCGGCTTCCCGCTTAGGAAATGGGCGGCGAGCGACGGGAAACTCCTGGAGACCATCCCGAGGGAGCATCGCCTGGATGGAGCCGTGGAATGGAGCCCGGAGGATACGCTGTCGGCGCTGGGACTGCGCTGGCATCCGCTGCGCGATGCCTTCCGATTTCGAGTGCCGAGTTCGGACACTCGACCTCCCACGAAGCGGCGGGTTCTCTCGGAATCCGCGCGGCTGTACGACCCGCTGGGCTGGCTTGCTCCGGTGACTGTGAGTGCCAAGCTCATGATCCAGACTCTGTGGCTTCGAGGAGTGGCGTGGGATGACGCCTTGGACGCGGGAGATGCCGCCGCTTGGATGGCGTTTCGAGCTGAATTGCCGCTCTTGGAGGCGGTGGAGCTGCCTCGGTGGCTGCGGACGTCGGCCTCGCGTCCCTCGATCCGGCTGCACGGATTTTCGGATGCGTCCGAGAGGGCTTACGCTGCGGTGGTCTACCTGCAGGTGGACGAGGAGAAGAAGAATTCGGGCGGCCGAGTCACCCTGCTTGGTGCCAAGACTCGGGTGGCGCCGCTGCGCAGGGTGTCTCTCCCCCGCCTGGAGTTATGCGGAGCGGCCTTGCTGGCGGAGGTGGTGGAGCATTTCAGAGCTCTTCTGGACCTTCCGACGAGCGCCGTGCACCTCTGGACTGACTCGACGGTGGCCTTGGCGTGGATACGGGGACACCCCGCGAAATGGACCACTTATGTGGCGAACCGAGTCGCCGAAATTCAGCGCAATTTTCCTGGCGATCATTGGCGGCATCTTCGTGGGGTCGACAACCCCGCTGATTGCGCTTCTCGCGGAGTGAGGCCTCGAGAGCTGGTGGAGCATCCGTTGTGGTGGACGGGCCCCCCTTGGTTGCGGGATGGAGCACCCCCGGGCGAGGAGAAGCAGACGACAATGACGGGGATGGAGCTGGAGGAGGCGGCAAGAGAGCGGCGTGCGGGGACGGCGTTGACGGCGGCAGTAGTGGAGGAGAGCGAGATTCTCCTTCGCTTTTCGAGGCTAAACCATTTGCTTCGATTCACCGCTCGCTGTCTGCGTTGGCGACGCAGAGCGAGCGGTGGCATTGTAGTTCCAGGAACTCTGACGGCCGGTGAACTCGAGGAGGCTGAGACCCTGTGGACGCGAGCGGTTCAGGGCCTGTGGTTTGCGGAGGAGGTGGAGGACATCCGGACTGGCGCTCCGTTACCGCGGCGCAGTGACCTGCTTCGGCTGACGCCGTTCCTGGACGAGAGGGGCGTGCTGAGGGTCGGCGGGAGAGTGAGGCACGCGCTGGTGCCTCTGGACCAGCGGCACCCTGTCATCTTGCCACGGGACTCCGGCTGGACGAGACTCCTGGTGGATGCTTGCCACCGGCGCGTGTTGCACGGGGGGGTGCAACTCACCCTGGCCGTGCTGCGACAGCGCTACTGGGTGCTGTGCGGGCGCTCGGTGGTCAAGCGGCTGATACACGGCTGCGTGCGGTGTGCGAGATGGCGGGCGGCACACCCGCAGCCTCTCATGGGCGATCTTCCTCGGGAAAGAGTGCGTCCGTCGCGGCCCTTCCTTCACACGGGCATTGATTATGCGGGTCCCGTCTGGATGCGATGTTCGCGGGGGCGCGGCCAGAAATCATTCCGCGGGTTTCTGGCGATTTTTGTATGTTTCGCGACTAGAGCCGTACACCTGGAGGCCGTCTCCGATTATTCCGCCGACGCGTTCCTGGCTGCGTACCGACGTTTCGTATCTCGGCGCGGGTTGTGTGCCACGATGTGGAGCGATCGGGGCACCACTTTTGTCGGAGCGGACGCTCAGCTGCGCGCCTTTCTGCGGGGGATAGAACGCGAGAGCCCGTGGACGAACCGACTCGCGAATGACGGAGTGGCGTGGAGATTCAATCCGCCCGGAGCCCCTCACTTCGGTGGCCTGTGGGAAGCTGCGGTGCGCTCCACGAAGCATCACTTGAGGAGGGTGATTGGCGAGACTTCCCTCACGTTTGAGGAGCTTACCACCTTGCTCTCGGAGGTGGAGGCGTGTCTCAACTCACGCCCTTTGGCGCCGCTTTCGGACGACCCGGACGACGTTGAGGCATTAACGCCGGGACATTTTCTAATTGGAGCGGCGTTGAACTCCGTTCCCGAAGCTCGCCTGGACTGCATACCGGAGGCCGACTTGACGAGATGGCGGGTGCTGCAGCGGATGCGGGATCATTTTTGGCGACGGTGGGCGGCGGAGGTCCTCCAAACCATGGCAGCGCGCCCCAAGTGGTTACGGCGGGCGGAGAACGTTCGCGTGGGCACTCTGTGCCTCATCCGCGGAGAAAACACGCCACCGACGCGGTggcctctcgcgcgcgttgtaGATGTGCATCCCGGGGCGGACGGACAGGTGCGCGTGGTGTCCGTGCGGACCGCGACATCGACGTTTAAACGCCC